A single candidate division KSB1 bacterium DNA region contains:
- the rnc gene encoding ribonuclease III, with protein sequence MRLLPAMFRRLFRHQPGPRENALRALSRKLGYQFRNPAHLTQALKHRSYLVESGEPRYQANERLELLGDAVLALVVVEYLYQRYPRRPEGELTVMKSLAVSRPVLANVARGLEVGPHLLLSEQERKAGGANRPSILADAIEAIIGAVYLDGGLEPARKLVHRLVISRLDSILEREENQNYKSLLLEYCQREKMPLPLYSVQREDGPEHDKVFTVAVTIGGKKYGTGQGRTKKSAEQRAARGALVRLRVI encoded by the coding sequence TTGCGCCTGCTGCCCGCCATGTTCCGGAGGCTGTTCAGGCACCAGCCAGGCCCGCGCGAGAATGCTCTCCGTGCCTTGAGCCGTAAGCTGGGTTACCAGTTCCGCAACCCTGCCCATCTCACGCAGGCCCTGAAGCATCGCTCCTACCTTGTGGAAAGCGGCGAGCCCCGCTACCAGGCTAACGAGCGCCTGGAGCTGTTGGGCGATGCGGTGTTGGCCCTGGTGGTGGTGGAGTACCTGTACCAGCGCTACCCCCGGCGCCCGGAAGGCGAGCTGACGGTGATGAAATCGCTGGCGGTGAGCCGTCCGGTGTTGGCCAATGTGGCACGGGGCCTGGAGGTGGGTCCTCATCTCCTGCTCAGCGAGCAGGAGCGCAAGGCGGGCGGGGCCAATCGTCCTTCCATTCTGGCCGATGCCATTGAGGCCATCATCGGCGCCGTGTACCTGGATGGCGGCCTGGAGCCGGCGCGAAAACTGGTCCACCGCTTGGTCATCTCCCGGTTGGACTCCATCTTGGAGCGGGAGGAAAACCAAAATTACAAGAGCCTGCTGCTTGAGTATTGCCAGCGAGAGAAGATGCCCCTGCCGCTTTATTCTGTACAACGAGAAGACGGACCGGAGCATGACAAGGTATTCACCGTGGCCGTGACCATCGGCGGCAAGAAGTACGGCACGGGCCAGGGGCGCACGAAAAAGTCCGCCGAACAGAGAGCAGCCCGTGGGGCCCTGGTGCGTCTTCGGGTCATCTAA